ATAAGATACTATTTTTTTGTATGTAATTCTCAACAGAGGATATAATCGTTTTTTTTATATTACCCCAACTCTCCGGTTTAAACATTTCCGGTGTTTCATTCGTTTCGGCATCTTCAAAATACAATAAACTTTTAAGAACAAGGAATTCTGAGCCGTCAGGATATTTTTCTTTATAAAAATTTAAAATTTCTGCCAGTTTATATTCTTTTAGTAAAAAAAACAAATCAATAAAGTCTTTTTTTGTTCCTCGCCCGGTTATTGCGGCAAGTTTCATTGCAGATATTTCTTTTTTACTTGCCAAGATTAATTCATTACTTATAATCTTATTATCAATCCAGTTATAATGATAATTTACGATGTCAACTTTGATTTTATCGATTATATAAATATTTATATTGTCAGATTTTTTTAATATTGTAACATCTCCGACTTTGTCTAATATTTTTGCTATTGTTAAACTATCAACTTTGATTTTACCAAATAAATCAATATCAACAGATTTTCTGTGTCCTATTTGCAGAGCAAGCGAAGTGCCGCCGGCAAGACGTAAATCAGAAAATTCAGGAACTTGCAATAATCTCTTTAAAAGTCCCAGTGTTTTGGTGTCAATTGTTTCATAGTGTAGCATAAGAAATCCTCTTTTGGTATTTTTGACAGAATTGAAATAAAGGAAATTGATTTTTTGTCAAGGTTTCGCAATTTTGTTGATATTTTAGCAATGTTTTTTATTCCGTAATAATTATAAATAATATTCCAATCGTTTATTAAACCATAATCTAATGTTCTTTCGACAATAAATTGTTTGTTTTTTTCAAAATCAAGTTTATTTCTATCCACATCCCAAAATAGGTGCTCTGAAAAACTTTCTATTTTTATTGTTTTTTGCATTATACTAAATCCTCCCAATTAATTAGTTCGTCTTCGTTAAAATCTCTGTTTATTTTTCTGCCGATAATATTATTCCATAACATTGGAGAAATTCCTGTTCCCGGTCTTTTAACCGTTATATTATTGTCGTTTAATATCTCTCCTTTTTTGATATTTTTTGATGCTACAATGCTTTTTCTTGCAATTGCTTTATTTTTTTCTTCCGAAGGGGATGTTTTTTTTATACCGTTGCCCATTGCTTTTTCAACATTTCGTATCGCAGAAACCATCGCTGTTAACTCGTCAGGTTCAAGACTCGCTTTATGGTCGGGACCTTCCATTGTTTTATCAAGCGTAAAGTGTTTTTCAATTACTGTTGCTCCCATGGCAGAAGCTGCAATCGGTATTTCGATACCGAGTGTATGGTCGGAATAACCGACATTTACTTTGAACGCATTTTTTATGGTAATCATTGCATTAAGATTAACGTCTTGCATTGGTGTTGGGTATTCTGTATTGCAATGCAAAACGGTTATATCGTCTCGTAAAGTTCCGGCTTTTTCAAGAACGCTTAAAGCATCTTCTATTTCACCTAAATTTGCCATTCCTGTGGACATGATTATTTTTTGCTGTTGTTGTCCTATTTTTCGCAAATACGGCAAGTTTGTAATTTCACCTGACGGAATTTTCCAAATGCCGATTCCCAATTCTTTTAATGTATAAATACTGTCTAAATCGAAAGCAGTTGATAAAAATTTTATTTCTCGTTTTTTACAATGTTTAATAAGTTCAATATGTGTTGCTTTATCAAGTTCTAATTTTTTAATCATATCAAACTGAGACTCTTTGTTATTTGTATTTTCTGTTTGATACTCGGCTTTAGGAGCAAGTTTGCTTACTGTCTGTTCAGCTTTAAATGTTTGAAACTTCACATAATCAACACCGGCATTTGCAGCTGCATCTATAAGTTTTTTTGCAGTTTCAATATCTCCGTTATGATTTACACCGGCTTCGGCTATAATAGTTATCATTTATTTAAATGTTAGTTTTTTTATTAAAAAATTAGTGTCGTTAAAGTTCGTGTTTTTTATAATTGACACCATTTTTTTTGCAGTATTACCCTTTCCGAATTTATATTTCATATTATTTATTTTTGAAGAAAAATTACTGCTTAAAGCTATTTCTATTCCTTTTTTTATAGAGTCAACAGAATAGTTTGTATCAATAATACTTTCGTGTTTTATACGACCTTGCTGTCTTATTCCGATATTTACGGTAGGCTTTCTGTAAAACGGAGCTTCAACAATTCCGCTTGAAGAGTTTCCGATAATAAATTCGGAATATTTCATTAAGTTATGAAAATTGTTTGCTCCCAAAGATTCTATATAATAATAATTGTCATTTTTTTTAACTTCTTCATTTATGATATTATTTATTTCTTCCCTTTCCGCATCAATATTTGGTGCAGTAATCATAATTTGTAAATTAAAACTATTTAGAGCTAAAAAAACATTTTTCATTTGTTGTTGTGTAGAAACATCAGATTCGAGTGTTACGGGATGATAGGTCATAAGAACAGTTGGGAGTTCTGAATTTAGTCCCAATTCGGCAAACAAATCATTTTTATTTTTCAATTGAATATTTTGCATATTATCGACTGTCAATGCTCCCGTATTATAAACTCTGTGTTTTTCTTCTCCCATTTTAATAATATTTTGGGCATATTCTTCACAGGCAACAAAATGTAAATGCGATGCTTTTGTAATCATGTGTCTTATTTGTTCATCAATTGCACCTTCTGACTTTTCACCACCGTGAAGATGAATTATTGGCTTACGAAATAATATTGAAGTTTGCACTATTGGCAAAAGCTCGTATCGGTCGCCGAGAATACATACAGCATCAAAAGAAAAATTATTGAAAATATTTGCAAGTTCAAAAGTTTCTATTCCGAGTGATTTTGTTAAAGAGTATGGGGTATCTTCATTTAACAAATAATCAAAGGTTTTTGTTATTTTAAAATTATTATTTTTGATTTCGTTTATTGTGCTCCCGTATTCTTTGGCAAGATGTGTACCTCCGACAAATAAAAAAACTTCGGTAGATGATTCGTTTTTTAATTCGGAAATTAACGGTTTTAATATTCCAAATTCTGCACGTGTAGTTGTAAATATTGCTGTTTTTTTCATTTGTTTGTTTCAAAAAACTTGTTTTATATCATTTGGCTTAAATAAAAAAGGCTTAACATTTTTGCAAGATAAAATTCTTAAAAATATACAATTTTTCTATTTCCTTTACGGAAAATACTAAATACTTGCTAAATTGTTGTTTGAAATCTAAAATTGCATTTTTATTTCTGTTTATATGTAAAATTATATATTATTGGAAATAAAGCAAGGTAATATTATGTTTTTTTTGAAAAATATAATGTGCTTCTTTGCCTGTTAAGTATGGTTTATTGAATGTGATTATAGTGATATTTTTTCGGATATTAAAAAGTCTATGATATTTATGTGTTTAACACCTTGATATGTTTGCACTTTATGTTTATCTGATGATATTACAAGTTTCGGAAAATTATCTTTAATTTTTAATAAATTTCCAAATTCACGGTCAATTACTTTTTTGTCCGACAAAATATATGTTACCTGAATGTATATTTTTTCATTATTTTTTTTACAAATAAAGTCTATTTCTCTGTCTTTATGTTTTCCGATTGTAATGTCATATCCAAGTCGCGAAATATGATTATATACAAGATTTTCATAAATTTTAGCTATATCTTGCAAACGAAAACCGATAATAGAGTTTCGTAAGCCTATATCTGTAAAGTAATATTTCTCGCCTGTTTCAAATATTTTTTTCCCGCCTATTTCTGAACGTTTTACTTTGTTTATCAAAAAAGCGTTTGTAAGAAAGTTCAAATAATTTAAGACTATATTGTTAGAAATATTTATTCTTTGTGATTTTAAAAAGTCGCTAATTTTTTTTGCTGATATTATATTTCCGGTATTTTCGGCAATATACTCGCTTAAATTTTGCAGAAATTCTACATTTCTTATTTTATTTCTTGCTACTACATCTTTTAAAAGTATTGTTTTGTATATATTGCTCAAATAGTCGAAGACAATTTCATCTTTTAACTCTAAATTTTTAAGATATGGTAAACCACCGAACGTAAGGTATTTATTAAAGCTGTTGTCTGAATTTTTAAGGTTTTGAAATTCTAAAAACTCAATGTAACTTAACGGAAAGATTTTAAATTCAATGTATCTTCCGCTTAAAAATGTAGCAAGTTCGCCCGAAAGTAGGTTTGCATTACTGCCCGAACAATATATATCGTATTTTCCTTCTGCTTGCAGGCTCCTGAGTGCTTTTTCAAAATTCTTTATATCTTGTATTTCGTCAATAAATATTGCTGTTTCTTTTGCAGGAATAATTTTTGATTGTATATATTCCATTAAATCAACGTAATCTATAATATTCCTAAATTCATATAGTTCTTTGTTTATATAAATTATATTTACATTTTTATTTGTTTCTTGTATTTCGTTTTTTATTTGATACAGAAAATAACTTTTGCCTACTCGACGCTGTCCGACTATAACTTTAATTATATCTTTATTACGATAAGGTTTTATTTTTTCAAGATATTTTTTTCGTTTTATATATTTTGGCATATATCAATTGGTTTTTCATTTAATTCTTGCGACAACAAAAATACAAAATGTTTTGAGTATAGTTAAATAAATACAACTAATTAATGTTTTTTTATATTTGTTACCCAATATACAGTAATGCATGCGGCTTGAAAAATATAATGTGCATCTTTGCTTGTCAGGTAGGGTTTATTTCATAATTATTTTATTTTCCTTGCCGGGCCTACCCGCATAAACTCCGCTTTGGGTTATGTTTTTTGTTACAACTGTGTTAATTCTGAAAATAATGTTAACAAATCAAATTTACTTTATTTTTTCTTTTGCA
This DNA window, taken from Bacteroidales bacterium, encodes the following:
- a CDS encoding nucleotidyl transferase AbiEii/AbiGii toxin family protein, which encodes MLHYETIDTKTLGLLKRLLQVPEFSDLRLAGGTSLALQIGHRKSVDIDLFGKIKVDSLTIAKILDKVGDVTILKKSDNINIYIIDKIKVDIVNYHYNWIDNKIISNELILASKKEISAMKLAAITGRGTKKDFIDLFFLLKEYKLAEILNFYKEKYPDGSEFLVLKSLLYFEDAETNETPEMFKPESWGNIKKTIISSVENYIQKNSIL
- the neuB gene encoding N-acetylneuraminate synthase → MITIIAEAGVNHNGDIETAKKLIDAAANAGVDYVKFQTFKAEQTVSKLAPKAEYQTENTNNKESQFDMIKKLELDKATHIELIKHCKKREIKFLSTAFDLDSIYTLKELGIGIWKIPSGEITNLPYLRKIGQQQQKIIMSTGMANLGEIEDALSVLEKAGTLRDDITVLHCNTEYPTPMQDVNLNAMITIKNAFKVNVGYSDHTLGIEIPIAASAMGATVIEKHFTLDKTMEGPDHKASLEPDELTAMVSAIRNVEKAMGNGIKKTSPSEEKNKAIARKSIVASKNIKKGEILNDNNITVKRPGTGISPMLWNNIIGRKINRDFNEDELINWEDLV
- the neuC gene encoding UDP-N-acetylglucosamine 2-epimerase yields the protein MKKTAIFTTTRAEFGILKPLISELKNESSTEVFLFVGGTHLAKEYGSTINEIKNNNFKITKTFDYLLNEDTPYSLTKSLGIETFELANIFNNFSFDAVCILGDRYELLPIVQTSILFRKPIIHLHGGEKSEGAIDEQIRHMITKASHLHFVACEEYAQNIIKMGEEKHRVYNTGALTVDNMQNIQLKNKNDLFAELGLNSELPTVLMTYHPVTLESDVSTQQQMKNVFLALNSFNLQIMITAPNIDAEREEINNIINEEVKKNDNYYYIESLGANNFHNLMKYSEFIIGNSSSGIVEAPFYRKPTVNIGIRQQGRIKHESIIDTNYSVDSIKKGIEIALSSNFSSKINNMKYKFGKGNTAKKMVSIIKNTNFNDTNFLIKKLTFK
- a CDS encoding ATP-binding protein, with amino-acid sequence MPKYIKRKKYLEKIKPYRNKDIIKVIVGQRRVGKSYFLYQIKNEIQETNKNVNIIYINKELYEFRNIIDYVDLMEYIQSKIIPAKETAIFIDEIQDIKNFEKALRSLQAEGKYDIYCSGSNANLLSGELATFLSGRYIEFKIFPLSYIEFLEFQNLKNSDNSFNKYLTFGGLPYLKNLELKDEIVFDYLSNIYKTILLKDVVARNKIRNVEFLQNLSEYIAENTGNIISAKKISDFLKSQRINISNNIVLNYLNFLTNAFLINKVKRSEIGGKKIFETGEKYYFTDIGLRNSIIGFRLQDIAKIYENLVYNHISRLGYDITIGKHKDREIDFICKKNNEKIYIQVTYILSDKKVIDREFGNLLKIKDNFPKLVISSDKHKVQTYQGVKHINIIDFLISEKISL